A stretch of the Vitis vinifera cultivar Pinot Noir 40024 chromosome 16, ASM3070453v1 genome encodes the following:
- the LOC104882256 gene encoding uncharacterized protein LOC104882256, whose translation MYLIPSVPYLDSAFDLATICLISALLLLSLLSLFFVFHLRLKCRTSHQLQNFNSLWTVRLLLVLFISFWAVNELLRIPFFRRRYPYPFLPALTLAQQAGLCKVHVVLSLGLYEPGFLVTFLFLVNVSVKKHSRDNKWGVVIVFALCLPIFLLQLFFTYFSPPEVPIPGFLKRSFMTIKDEYGNDAVLCMYPLVNTLVFCAFAIVYAVCFLLSCWRVVSLVINKGLRVRIYALASAVLFPLLVQLLFLGISVVFSPADTFYGGAALMVFLSVLCCTVVGESILIIRPITEALSAGGDCCLWIRDVGPGKQVADEG comes from the coding sequence ATGTATTTGATTCCTTCAGTGCCTTATCTTGACTCCGCCTTCGACCTCGCTACCATCTGTCTCATATCGgccctcctcctcctctcccTCCTATCCCTCTTCTTCGTCTTCCACCTCCGCCTCAAGTGCCGAACCTCCCACCAGCTCCAGAACTTCAACTCTCTCTGGACCGTACGGCTGCTCCTCGTGCTGTTCATCTCTTTCTGGGCTGTCAACGAACTCCTCCGCATACCCTTCTTCCGCCGGAGATATCCGTACCCATTCTTGCCGGCGCTGACTCTGGCTCAACAGGCTGGTCTCTGCAAAGTTCACGTGGTTCTCTCTCTGGGTTTGTACGAGCCTGGCTTCCTCGTGACCTTTCTATTCCTCGTCAACGTCTCCGTCAAGAAGCACAGCAGAGACAACAAGTGGGGTGTGGTCATCGTCTTCGCCTTATGCCTCCCTATCTTCTTGCTGCAACTCTTCTTCACTTACTTCTCTCCTCCGGAGGTTCCTATCCCTGGGTTTTTGAAGCGGAGCTTCATGACCATCAAGGACGAGTATggaaacgacgccgttttgtgCATGTACCCGCTCGTGAACACCCTCGTCTTCTGTGCGTTTGCGATTGTGTACGCTGTCTGCTTCCTTTTGTCCTGTTGGAGGGTAGTCTCGCTCGTGATCAACAAGGGCTTGAGGGTTCGGATCTACGCGCTCGCCTCCGCGGTTCTCTTTCCGCTCCTGGTGCAGCTTCTCTTTCTGGGAATATCGGTGGTTTTTTCGCCGGCCGACACCTTCTACGGCGGCGCTGCACTGATGGTATTCCTCAGCGTGCTGTGCTGCACCGTCGTGGGGGAGAGCATTTTGATAATCAGACCGATCACGGAAGCGTTATCCGCCGGAGGCGATTGCTGCCTGTGGATTCGCGACGTCGGGCCGGGGAAACAGGTGGCGGATGAGGGTTAG